A section of the Drosophila sechellia strain sech25 chromosome 3L, ASM438219v1, whole genome shotgun sequence genome encodes:
- the LOC6616583 gene encoding brain acid soluble protein 1 isoform X3: MKFCAAVALLLIAGIVASGDALPARKRMVYLQQPAAAEWYGSAPHQRFMYMQYVQPGRTHARSTQAASALVAGETVATGTYLKDCNHAESDVSAEGVPAEDVLAAAGAHGATSVAEAYPDQAPVVQVATDSDVAPQAESEAEPEPEAADDAAKVPRDFNFAAEEASVAAAAEEESVPLPVAEAELPAPAPIAPVAAVVPANRYLPAKKKVIVELDQEEEEPQAAAIEDEEEVENAVADDVEEDEEELSVPVKPIIARRPAAKKPVKAASPAGKPSKKPAAPLPAGTFFPIDFGGTNGGAIAIANSFSTGEGGSATSHAIAYGSPESAVRRARPNPSKFRH, translated from the exons ATGAAGTTCTGTGCTGCCGTGGCTCTGCTACTGATCGCCGGCATCGTGGCCAGCGGAGATGCCCTGCCCGCCAGGAAAA GAATGGTCTACCTCCAGCAGCCCGCAGCAGCAGAGTGGTACGGATCCGCGCCCCATCAGCGCTTCATGTATATGCAGTATGTCCAGCCCGGCCGCACCCATGCCCGCTCCACCCAGGCAGCCAGTGCCCTCGTGGCCGGAGAGACCGTAGCCACCGGAACCTACCTGAAGG ATTGCAATCACGCAGAGTCTGATGTCAGCGCCGAGGGAGTCCCAGCTGAGGACGTCCTCGCTGCAGCCGGAGCCCACGGCGCCACCTCCGTGGCCGAGGCTTATCCCGACCAAGCGCCAGTTGTCCAGGTGGCCACCGATTCCGACGTAGCACCCCAAGCCGAGTCAGAGGCTGAACCCGAGCCCGAGGCCGCAGACGACGCCGCTAAGGTTCCACGAGACTTCAACTTCGCCGCCGAGGAGGCCTCCgtcgccgctgctgctgaggAGGAATCAGTTCCCCTGCCCGTTGCCGAGGCCGAGCTTCCAGCCCCAGCTCCAATTGCTCCAGTGGCCGCCGTGGTGCCAGCGAACCGCTACCTGCCCGCCAAGAAGAAGGTGATCGTCGAGCTGgatcaggaggaggaggagcccCAGGCCGCCGCCATCGAAGACGAGGAGGAGGTAGAGAACGCTGTGGCCGACGACGttgaggaggacgaggaggagctgTCCGTGCCCGTGAAACCCATTATCGCCCGTCGTCCCGCAGCCAAGAAGCCCGTGAAGGCTGCTTCTCCCGCTGGCAAGCCCTCCAAGAAGCCCGCCGCCCCTCTGCCCGCTGGCACCTTTTTCCCCATCGATTTCGGAGGCACCAACGGCGGCGCCATTGCCATCGCCAACTCTTTCAGCACCGGCGAGGGCGGATCTGCTACCAGCCACGCCATCGCTTACGGCTCTCCGGAGTCCGCCGTCCGACGTGCCCGCCCCAATCCCAGCAAGTTCCGCCACTAA
- the LOC6616583 gene encoding translation initiation factor IF-2 isoform X2, protein MKFCAAVALLLIAGIVASGDALPARKNRQYLVPGMVYLQQPAAAEWYGSAPHQRFMYMQYVQPGRTHARSTQAASALVAGETVATGTYLKESDVSAEGVPAEDVLAAAGAHGATSVAEAYPDQAPVVQVATDSDVAPQAESEAEPEPEAADDAAKVPRDFNFAAEEASVAAAAEEESVPLPVAEAELPAPAPIAPVAAVVPANRYLPAKKKVIVELDQEEEEPQAAAIEDEEEVENAVADDVEEDEEELSVPVKPIIARRPAAKKPVKAASPAGKPSKKPAAPLPAGTFFPIDFGGTNGGAIAIANSFSTGEGGSATSHAIAYGSPESAVRRARPNPSKFRH, encoded by the exons ATGAAGTTCTGTGCTGCCGTGGCTCTGCTACTGATCGCCGGCATCGTGGCCAGCGGAGATGCCCTGCCCGCCAGGAAAA ACCGGCAATACCTCGTTCCAGGAATGGTCTACCTCCAGCAGCCCGCAGCAGCAGAGTGGTACGGATCCGCGCCCCATCAGCGCTTCATGTATATGCAGTATGTCCAGCCCGGCCGCACCCATGCCCGCTCCACCCAGGCAGCCAGTGCCCTCGTGGCCGGAGAGACCGTAGCCACCGGAACCTACCTGAAGG AGTCTGATGTCAGCGCCGAGGGAGTCCCAGCTGAGGACGTCCTCGCTGCAGCCGGAGCCCACGGCGCCACCTCCGTGGCCGAGGCTTATCCCGACCAAGCGCCAGTTGTCCAGGTGGCCACCGATTCCGACGTAGCACCCCAAGCCGAGTCAGAGGCTGAACCCGAGCCCGAGGCCGCAGACGACGCCGCTAAGGTTCCACGAGACTTCAACTTCGCCGCCGAGGAGGCCTCCgtcgccgctgctgctgaggAGGAATCAGTTCCCCTGCCCGTTGCCGAGGCCGAGCTTCCAGCCCCAGCTCCAATTGCTCCAGTGGCCGCCGTGGTGCCAGCGAACCGCTACCTGCCCGCCAAGAAGAAGGTGATCGTCGAGCTGgatcaggaggaggaggagcccCAGGCCGCCGCCATCGAAGACGAGGAGGAGGTAGAGAACGCTGTGGCCGACGACGttgaggaggacgaggaggagctgTCCGTGCCCGTGAAACCCATTATCGCCCGTCGTCCCGCAGCCAAGAAGCCCGTGAAGGCTGCTTCTCCCGCTGGCAAGCCCTCCAAGAAGCCCGCCGCCCCTCTGCCCGCTGGCACCTTTTTCCCCATCGATTTCGGAGGCACCAACGGCGGCGCCATTGCCATCGCCAACTCTTTCAGCACCGGCGAGGGCGGATCTGCTACCAGCCACGCCATCGCTTACGGCTCTCCGGAGTCCGCCGTCCGACGTGCCCGCCCCAATCCCAGCAAGTTCCGCCACTAA
- the LOC6616586 gene encoding gastrula zinc finger protein xFG20-1, producing MENRRCTVVDVGELVDELGFCCEWCGKVYKSLVRYHKHIVCTHKLRVPDHQLVNCFHCPRSDCRYHKHGPGVQDFRQIGKLRRHYQEKHMTGHHSCESCQKQFQLKSSLVAHRCRLRHSAIRDSQSAINLGRHVCSVCEKGYTHLGALKRHLICSKHGTPNTPTEDQKDVRDKVCLQCNVDTHRCSVRTERSFKSDRLIFRKSRNLQAEDWRFLVEMEQLVRGIVDGTVRDPMLLTELASMLPALQRIQDSDLEIK from the coding sequence ATGGAGAACAGGAGGTGCACCGTCGTTGACGTGGGTGAACTTGTGGATGAGCTTGGCTTCTGTTGCGAGTGGTGTGGCAAGGTGTACAAGAGTCTTGTCCGCTACCACAAGCACATTGTATGCACCCACAAGTTACGCGTTCCGGATCACCAGTTGGTCAACTGCTTCCACTGTCCACGCAGCGATTGCAGATACCACAAGCATGGACCCGGCGTACAGGATTTTCGGCAAATCGGGAAGCTCCGCCGCCACTACCAGGAGAAGCACATGACAGGACACCATTCGTGCGAGTCCTGCCAGAAGCAGTTTCAACTGAAGTCATCGCTGGTGGCCCACAGATGTCGGCTGAGGCATTCAGCCATCAGGGATAGCCAGTCCGCCATTAATTTGGGGAGGCATGTGTGCTCCGTCTGCGAAAAAGGCTACACGCATCTGGGCGCCCTAAAACGGCACCTCATCTGCAGCAAGCACGGAACACCAAATACTCCGACGGAGGACCAAAAGGACGTGAGGGACAAGGTGTGTCTGCAATGCAATGTCGACACGCATCGCTGTAGTGTGAGAACCGAGAGAAGCTTTAAGTCCGATCGGCTCATCTTCAGAAAGTCTAGAAACCTGCAGGCGGAAGACTGGCGCTTTCTGGTTGAAATGGAGCAGCTTGTCCGCGGCATTGTCGACGGGACTGTGCGGGACCCTATGTTGCTCACGGAACTCGCCTCAATGCTGCCGGCGCTTCAGCGGATCCAGGATTCCGATTTAGAAATTaagtga
- the LOC6616583 gene encoding brain acid soluble protein 1 isoform X1, whose protein sequence is MKFCAAVALLLIAGIVASGDALPARKNRQYLVPGMVYLQQPAAAEWYGSAPHQRFMYMQYVQPGRTHARSTQAASALVAGETVATGTYLKDCNHAESDVSAEGVPAEDVLAAAGAHGATSVAEAYPDQAPVVQVATDSDVAPQAESEAEPEPEAADDAAKVPRDFNFAAEEASVAAAAEEESVPLPVAEAELPAPAPIAPVAAVVPANRYLPAKKKVIVELDQEEEEPQAAAIEDEEEVENAVADDVEEDEEELSVPVKPIIARRPAAKKPVKAASPAGKPSKKPAAPLPAGTFFPIDFGGTNGGAIAIANSFSTGEGGSATSHAIAYGSPESAVRRARPNPSKFRH, encoded by the exons ATGAAGTTCTGTGCTGCCGTGGCTCTGCTACTGATCGCCGGCATCGTGGCCAGCGGAGATGCCCTGCCCGCCAGGAAAA ACCGGCAATACCTCGTTCCAGGAATGGTCTACCTCCAGCAGCCCGCAGCAGCAGAGTGGTACGGATCCGCGCCCCATCAGCGCTTCATGTATATGCAGTATGTCCAGCCCGGCCGCACCCATGCCCGCTCCACCCAGGCAGCCAGTGCCCTCGTGGCCGGAGAGACCGTAGCCACCGGAACCTACCTGAAGG ATTGCAATCACGCAGAGTCTGATGTCAGCGCCGAGGGAGTCCCAGCTGAGGACGTCCTCGCTGCAGCCGGAGCCCACGGCGCCACCTCCGTGGCCGAGGCTTATCCCGACCAAGCGCCAGTTGTCCAGGTGGCCACCGATTCCGACGTAGCACCCCAAGCCGAGTCAGAGGCTGAACCCGAGCCCGAGGCCGCAGACGACGCCGCTAAGGTTCCACGAGACTTCAACTTCGCCGCCGAGGAGGCCTCCgtcgccgctgctgctgaggAGGAATCAGTTCCCCTGCCCGTTGCCGAGGCCGAGCTTCCAGCCCCAGCTCCAATTGCTCCAGTGGCCGCCGTGGTGCCAGCGAACCGCTACCTGCCCGCCAAGAAGAAGGTGATCGTCGAGCTGgatcaggaggaggaggagcccCAGGCCGCCGCCATCGAAGACGAGGAGGAGGTAGAGAACGCTGTGGCCGACGACGttgaggaggacgaggaggagctgTCCGTGCCCGTGAAACCCATTATCGCCCGTCGTCCCGCAGCCAAGAAGCCCGTGAAGGCTGCTTCTCCCGCTGGCAAGCCCTCCAAGAAGCCCGCCGCCCCTCTGCCCGCTGGCACCTTTTTCCCCATCGATTTCGGAGGCACCAACGGCGGCGCCATTGCCATCGCCAACTCTTTCAGCACCGGCGAGGGCGGATCTGCTACCAGCCACGCCATCGCTTACGGCTCTCCGGAGTCCGCCGTCCGACGTGCCCGCCCCAATCCCAGCAAGTTCCGCCACTAA
- the LOC6616584 gene encoding ADP-ribosylation factor GTPase-activating protein 3 isoform X1, with protein sequence MASPAAGPSKQEIESVFSRLRAQPANKSCFDCAAKAPTWSSVTYGIFICIDCSAVHRNLGVHLTFVRSTNLDTNWTWLQLRQMQLGGNANAAQFFRAHNCSTTDAQVKYNSRAAQLYRDKLCAQAQQAMKVHGTKLHLEQTDKSEGNEAAREEDFFAQCDNEVDFNVQNNNVSKQDPNPNPPTVAPVISVETQLGGAPSVDLLNSVVPAAVPSSIGARKVQPKKGGLGARKVGGLGATKVKTNFADIEARANAANEMKTSAAAAPVVKPQTAEEELETVASMRLAYQELSMQKTREEAKLKTMDPAKAKQMERLGMGFNLRGSDMAHSALGDMETIQQSAAPKAKLSSLESEHFFTDYSLYGNSSSGGGGGGSSEKRESSVGGTSKLDKFELDALGYETIEPIGGSHSNITSMFSGSNDYDKPKTSAPVKKNSGSSQTHTKGGTSTDPVIAQQKFGNSKGFGSDQYFASEQSSADVSASLNRFQGSRAISSSDYFGDGSPGGSGGNRASSVNFSAPDLDVESVKESVRQGVHKVAGRLSNLANDVMTSWQDKYGY encoded by the exons ATGGCCAGTCCAGCAGCAGGACCCTCCAAGCAGGAGATCGAGTCGGTCTTCAGTCGCCTGCGCGCCCAGCCAGCCAACAAA TCCTGCTTCGACTGCGCTGCCAAGGCTCCCACCTGGTCCTCCGTTACCTATGGCATCTTCATTTGCATCGACTGTTCTGCCGTGCACCGCAACTTGGGTGTGCACCTGACCTTCGTGCGTAGCACCAACCTGGACACCAACTGGACCTGGCTGCAGCTCCGCCAGATGCAACTGGGCGGCAACGCGAACGCGGCGCAGTTCTTCCGCGCCCACAACTGCAGCACCACCGACGCCCAGGTCAAGTACAACTCGCGGGCGGCCCAGCTGTACAGGGACAAGCTGTGTGCCCAGGCCCAGCAGGCCATGAAGGTGCATGGCACAAAG CTGCATTTGGAACAGACGGACAAGAGCGAGGGCAACGAAGCCGCTAGGGAGGAGGACTTCTTCGCCCAGTGTGACAATGAGGTGGACTTCAACGTCCAGAACAACAATGTCAGTAAG CAGGATCCAAATCCAAACCCACCCACCGTTGCTCCGGTCATCAGCGTTGAAACGCAACTGGGTGGCGCCCCCAGCGTGGATCTGCTTAATTCCGTGGTGCCGGCAGCAGTGCCGTCGTCCATAGGCGCGCGAAAGGTGCAGCCGAAGAAGGGTGGA CTGGGTGCTCGCAAAGTGGGAGGCCTGGGAGCCACGAAAGTTAAGACTAACTTCGCAGACATCGAGGCCCGTGCCAACGCGGCCAACGAGATGAAGAcatcagctgcagcagcacctGTGGTTAAGCCACAGACGGCCGAGGAGGAACTGGAGACGGTGGCCAGCATGCGCCTGGCTTACCAAGAACTCTCCATGCAGAAGACTCGCGAGGAGGCCAAGCTTAAGACCATGGACCCTGCCAAGGCTAAACAGATGGAGCGGCTGGGCATGGGCTTCAACCTGCGAGGCTCCGACATGGCCCACTCCGCTCTCGGCGACATGGAGACTATTCAGCAGTCGGCCGCCCCTAAAGCGAAACTCTCCTCATTGGAAAGCGAACATTTCTTCACTGACTATTCGCTATACGGCAatagcagcagcggcggcggaggaggagggtcTAGTGAAAAGCGGGAGAGCTCAGTTGGCGGAACCAGCAAGCTGGATAAGTTTGAACTTGATGCGCTGGGCTACGAGACAATTGAGCCCATTGGGGGCAGCCACAGCAATATAACGTCCATGTTTTCTGGCAGCAATGACTATGACAAGCCCAAAACGTCGGCGCCCGTTAAGAAGAATAGTGGTTCCTCGCAGACCCACACCAAAGGAGGAACTAGCACAGATCCCGTGATCGCCCAGCAAAAGTTCGGCAACTCCAAGGGCTTCGGCTCCGACCAATACTTCGCCAGCGAACAGTCTTCGGCCGATGTAAGCGCAAGCTTGAACCGCTTTCAGGGATCACGAGCTATATCTTCGTCGGACTATTTTGGAGACGGCTCCCCTGGTGGCAGTGGGGGCAATAGGG CATCTTCGGTCAACTTCAGTGCACCGGATCTGGATGTGGAAAGCGTAAAAGAGAGCGTACGCCAGGGTGTACACAAAGTGGCCGGCCGTCTGAGCAACCTGGCCAACGATGTGATGACCTCGTGGCAAGACAAGTACGGTTACTGA
- the LOC6616584 gene encoding ADP-ribosylation factor GTPase-activating protein 2 isoform X2, producing MASPAAGPSKQEIESVFSRLRAQPANKSCFDCAAKAPTWSSVTYGIFICIDCSAVHRNLGVHLTFVRSTNLDTNWTWLQLRQMQLGGNANAAQFFRAHNCSTTDAQVKYNSRAAQLYRDKLCAQAQQAMKVHGTKLHLEQTDKSEGNEAAREEDFFAQCDNEVDFNVQNNNVSKDPNPNPPTVAPVISVETQLGGAPSVDLLNSVVPAAVPSSIGARKVQPKKGGLGARKVGGLGATKVKTNFADIEARANAANEMKTSAAAAPVVKPQTAEEELETVASMRLAYQELSMQKTREEAKLKTMDPAKAKQMERLGMGFNLRGSDMAHSALGDMETIQQSAAPKAKLSSLESEHFFTDYSLYGNSSSGGGGGGSSEKRESSVGGTSKLDKFELDALGYETIEPIGGSHSNITSMFSGSNDYDKPKTSAPVKKNSGSSQTHTKGGTSTDPVIAQQKFGNSKGFGSDQYFASEQSSADVSASLNRFQGSRAISSSDYFGDGSPGGSGGNRASSVNFSAPDLDVESVKESVRQGVHKVAGRLSNLANDVMTSWQDKYGY from the exons ATGGCCAGTCCAGCAGCAGGACCCTCCAAGCAGGAGATCGAGTCGGTCTTCAGTCGCCTGCGCGCCCAGCCAGCCAACAAA TCCTGCTTCGACTGCGCTGCCAAGGCTCCCACCTGGTCCTCCGTTACCTATGGCATCTTCATTTGCATCGACTGTTCTGCCGTGCACCGCAACTTGGGTGTGCACCTGACCTTCGTGCGTAGCACCAACCTGGACACCAACTGGACCTGGCTGCAGCTCCGCCAGATGCAACTGGGCGGCAACGCGAACGCGGCGCAGTTCTTCCGCGCCCACAACTGCAGCACCACCGACGCCCAGGTCAAGTACAACTCGCGGGCGGCCCAGCTGTACAGGGACAAGCTGTGTGCCCAGGCCCAGCAGGCCATGAAGGTGCATGGCACAAAG CTGCATTTGGAACAGACGGACAAGAGCGAGGGCAACGAAGCCGCTAGGGAGGAGGACTTCTTCGCCCAGTGTGACAATGAGGTGGACTTCAACGTCCAGAACAACAATGTCAGTAAG GATCCAAATCCAAACCCACCCACCGTTGCTCCGGTCATCAGCGTTGAAACGCAACTGGGTGGCGCCCCCAGCGTGGATCTGCTTAATTCCGTGGTGCCGGCAGCAGTGCCGTCGTCCATAGGCGCGCGAAAGGTGCAGCCGAAGAAGGGTGGA CTGGGTGCTCGCAAAGTGGGAGGCCTGGGAGCCACGAAAGTTAAGACTAACTTCGCAGACATCGAGGCCCGTGCCAACGCGGCCAACGAGATGAAGAcatcagctgcagcagcacctGTGGTTAAGCCACAGACGGCCGAGGAGGAACTGGAGACGGTGGCCAGCATGCGCCTGGCTTACCAAGAACTCTCCATGCAGAAGACTCGCGAGGAGGCCAAGCTTAAGACCATGGACCCTGCCAAGGCTAAACAGATGGAGCGGCTGGGCATGGGCTTCAACCTGCGAGGCTCCGACATGGCCCACTCCGCTCTCGGCGACATGGAGACTATTCAGCAGTCGGCCGCCCCTAAAGCGAAACTCTCCTCATTGGAAAGCGAACATTTCTTCACTGACTATTCGCTATACGGCAatagcagcagcggcggcggaggaggagggtcTAGTGAAAAGCGGGAGAGCTCAGTTGGCGGAACCAGCAAGCTGGATAAGTTTGAACTTGATGCGCTGGGCTACGAGACAATTGAGCCCATTGGGGGCAGCCACAGCAATATAACGTCCATGTTTTCTGGCAGCAATGACTATGACAAGCCCAAAACGTCGGCGCCCGTTAAGAAGAATAGTGGTTCCTCGCAGACCCACACCAAAGGAGGAACTAGCACAGATCCCGTGATCGCCCAGCAAAAGTTCGGCAACTCCAAGGGCTTCGGCTCCGACCAATACTTCGCCAGCGAACAGTCTTCGGCCGATGTAAGCGCAAGCTTGAACCGCTTTCAGGGATCACGAGCTATATCTTCGTCGGACTATTTTGGAGACGGCTCCCCTGGTGGCAGTGGGGGCAATAGGG CATCTTCGGTCAACTTCAGTGCACCGGATCTGGATGTGGAAAGCGTAAAAGAGAGCGTACGCCAGGGTGTACACAAAGTGGCCGGCCGTCTGAGCAACCTGGCCAACGATGTGATGACCTCGTGGCAAGACAAGTACGGTTACTGA
- the LOC6616583 gene encoding translation initiation factor IF-2 isoform X4, whose translation MKFCAAVALLLIAGIVASGDALPARKRMVYLQQPAAAEWYGSAPHQRFMYMQYVQPGRTHARSTQAASALVAGETVATGTYLKESDVSAEGVPAEDVLAAAGAHGATSVAEAYPDQAPVVQVATDSDVAPQAESEAEPEPEAADDAAKVPRDFNFAAEEASVAAAAEEESVPLPVAEAELPAPAPIAPVAAVVPANRYLPAKKKVIVELDQEEEEPQAAAIEDEEEVENAVADDVEEDEEELSVPVKPIIARRPAAKKPVKAASPAGKPSKKPAAPLPAGTFFPIDFGGTNGGAIAIANSFSTGEGGSATSHAIAYGSPESAVRRARPNPSKFRH comes from the exons ATGAAGTTCTGTGCTGCCGTGGCTCTGCTACTGATCGCCGGCATCGTGGCCAGCGGAGATGCCCTGCCCGCCAGGAAAA GAATGGTCTACCTCCAGCAGCCCGCAGCAGCAGAGTGGTACGGATCCGCGCCCCATCAGCGCTTCATGTATATGCAGTATGTCCAGCCCGGCCGCACCCATGCCCGCTCCACCCAGGCAGCCAGTGCCCTCGTGGCCGGAGAGACCGTAGCCACCGGAACCTACCTGAAGG AGTCTGATGTCAGCGCCGAGGGAGTCCCAGCTGAGGACGTCCTCGCTGCAGCCGGAGCCCACGGCGCCACCTCCGTGGCCGAGGCTTATCCCGACCAAGCGCCAGTTGTCCAGGTGGCCACCGATTCCGACGTAGCACCCCAAGCCGAGTCAGAGGCTGAACCCGAGCCCGAGGCCGCAGACGACGCCGCTAAGGTTCCACGAGACTTCAACTTCGCCGCCGAGGAGGCCTCCgtcgccgctgctgctgaggAGGAATCAGTTCCCCTGCCCGTTGCCGAGGCCGAGCTTCCAGCCCCAGCTCCAATTGCTCCAGTGGCCGCCGTGGTGCCAGCGAACCGCTACCTGCCCGCCAAGAAGAAGGTGATCGTCGAGCTGgatcaggaggaggaggagcccCAGGCCGCCGCCATCGAAGACGAGGAGGAGGTAGAGAACGCTGTGGCCGACGACGttgaggaggacgaggaggagctgTCCGTGCCCGTGAAACCCATTATCGCCCGTCGTCCCGCAGCCAAGAAGCCCGTGAAGGCTGCTTCTCCCGCTGGCAAGCCCTCCAAGAAGCCCGCCGCCCCTCTGCCCGCTGGCACCTTTTTCCCCATCGATTTCGGAGGCACCAACGGCGGCGCCATTGCCATCGCCAACTCTTTCAGCACCGGCGAGGGCGGATCTGCTACCAGCCACGCCATCGCTTACGGCTCTCCGGAGTCCGCCGTCCGACGTGCCCGCCCCAATCCCAGCAAGTTCCGCCACTAA
- the LOC6616585 gene encoding uncharacterized protein LOC6616585, translated as MRTRSGETVILSGIGINSDYGLPSEKKHSGQPMSHKGSTDIAHGLDIGDTANAHVQDGEVLSSRSNEHDGLPQEVYIKSEPLYEDLCEVLDELGEILDEEQDDVLDKRQGNNIDRDQGEIMDKEQAELDEGEADTPPAPSISLTDDASLFTRRSRPYADDSPLSFNGSLYEHGEISSSEEGQKEPVRGNNLHEIALVRFRNSPEQSLKRCSINAFVERGFSSEKKINRRSTRSTSNEKSGTQRRSVSRSRIPRCRGRRRSKSRSPTKPKQRSSPPTHKRRSRPSIDHIRSRKRSHSRHRMERRSRLPSRRKHISRSRSPDRKSRSRYVRDSPLGKGSRHASPCGGSRHRSLRSPSVRRRLGPRNSPVRRSRYRSRSNSRPIKHGVQHRIESRAYLRDRSRSRGRSASKSKSVRITQRELSKRACKSRSKSIHRPLKTVVCRRSRSRSNSPHTRLRRVSKSSSQPAHTQQLNNTSPPLPAISPRPISPMVTLHDNRTSYSKEMIPYLLPTPNFPQIFYRQTNYTHTEYSAEYSAGNVTGSFGQPFPELGPYDLRHRLSTTRSLHYVGPNDLRHHIQGIYSHQTAFNAYTEWPSVFTENYHPSGYY; from the exons ATGAGAACGCGGAGTGGCGAAACAGTAATTTTGTCTGGTATTGGTATCAACTCTGACTACGGCCTCCCAAGTGAAAAAAAGCATTCTGGCCAG CCCATGAGCCACAAGGGCAGCACAGACATAGCCCACGGACTGGATATCGGAGACACCGCCAACGCACATGTGCAGGATGGAGAAGTCCTTAGCTCGAGAAGCAATGAGCATGATGGACTTCCGCAGGAAGTTTATATTAAGAGCGAGCCCTTATACGAAGATCTGTGTGAAGTCCTGGACGAGCTGGGGGAAATACTGGATGAGGAGCAGGACGATGTGTTGGATAAGAGGCAGGGCAACAATATAGATAGGGACCAGGGAGAGATTATGGATAAGGAGCAGGCTGAGTTGGATGAGGGAGAAGCGGATACGCCACCGGCGCCCTCCATCTCACTTACCGACGACGCCTCTTTATTCACCAGAAGATCCAGACCATATGCTGACGATTCTCCCTTAAGCTTTAATGGATCTTTATACGAGCATGGAGAAATTTCTTCAAGTGAGGAAGGCCAGAAAGAACCAGTTCGTGGTAATAATTTACATGAAATTGCCTTAGTGCGATTCCGAAACAGTCCAGAACAGAGCTTAAAACGCTGCAGTATCAACGCTTTCGTCGAACGAGGGTTTTCCTCGGAGAAAAAGATAAATCGAAGGAGCACCCGCAGCACATCCAATGAAAAGAGTGGCACACAAAGACGATCGGTTAGTCGCAGTCGCATCCCGAGGTGCAGAGGCAGAAGAAGGAGCAAGTCTAGGAGCCCAACTAAACCCAAGCAAAGATCGAGTCCGCCCACCCACAAAAGGCGATCCAGGCCATCTATAGACCACATCAGGTCTCGGAAGCGAAGCCACTCTAGGCACCGGATGGAGCGGCGTAGCAGACTACCATCTAGGCGCAAACATATCTCGCGGTCCCGGAGCCCAGATCGCAAAAGTCGTTCCCGATATGTACGAGATAGTCCTCTAGGCAAAGGGTCAAGACATGCGTCGCCCTGTGGTGGGAGCCGTCACAGATCACTCAGATCCCCAAGCGTTAGACGGAGGCTTGGGCCGAGGAATTCGCCAGTACGCCGCTCTCGGTATCGGTCAAGGAGCAACTCTAGGCCCATCAAACATGGTGTACAGCATCGCATAGAAAGTAGGGCTTACCTGCGTGATCGTTCAAGGAGCAGGGGCCGGTCAGCAAGCAAATCCAAATCTGTAAGAATCACACAGCGGGAGCTTTCAAAACGCGCATGCAAGTCGCGATCAAAGAGTATACACAGGCCATTAAAGACCGTAGTTTGCCGACGTTCCAGGAGCCGATCCAACAGCCCCCATACTCGCCTTCGGAGAGTTTCAAAGAGTAGCTCTCagcccgcacacacacaacagcTGAATAACACCTCACCACCTTTGCCCGCAATATCGCCGCGCCCCATTTCTCCGATGGTTACGCTTCACGATAATCGAACTAGTTATTCAAAGGAGATGATCCCGTACCTGCTTCCTACCCcaaattttccacaaattttcTACAGGCAGACGAACTACACCCATACGGAGTATAGTGCGGAGTATAGTGCCGGCAACGTTACCGGATCCTTCGGGCAGCCTTTTCCGGAGCTGGGGCCGTACGACCTGCGCCACCGCTTGTCCACGACGCGTTCACTCCATTACGTAGGGCCCAACGATTTGCGGCACCATATCCAGGGAATCTACTCGCACCAAACCGCCTTTAATGCCTACACCGAGTGGCCCTCGGTGTTTACTGAGAATTACCACCCCAGTGGTTACTACTGA